CCAGTCTCCTTCGCGAATCGCCCATCCGTGGCGCTCCGGCATGCTCAACGGATGCGGAAAACGCCACATCAAGGCCCGCTCGGGGAGCTTTCCTTTCCCGGTCACCATTGGCAGCAGGTTCTCTCCGTCCAGGCCTTCAGGTATCTTACTGTCATCCCCTGCGGCGGCCAATGCCGTCGGCAGAATATCCAGGGAAATAACCGGTGTGTCAATTACCTGGCCAGCGGGAATAACAGAAGGCCATTGCATGGCAAAGGGCACGCGCACCCCACCTTCAAGAACATCGCCTTTGACCCCCCGGAGCGGTTCGTTGTTCGCCCGGGTCACCGAAGTTGGTCCACCGTTGTCACTGAGGAAGAAGATCAGCGTGTCGTTCTCCAGGTTCTCGTCCTTAAGGGTGGAAAGCACTGAGCCAACGGCATCATCCATCGCAGCAACCATAGCGGCATAGACCTGCCGGGGATGGGCAATCATCCGATCCGTATAAGCGCAATGCGCAGGGACATCATCCTCGTGCGCGAGGTGTTCGAAGCGCTTGAGATAGTCTTCGGGGGCCTGCAGCGGAGCATGGGGAGCGTTAAAGGCCAGATAGAGAAAGAAAGGCTGATCCGCGTTTTTCTTGATAAATTCGCAGGCCTCTTCGCCGAAAACATGCGTCAGGTAACGCGTCTCTGTCACCGGCTCGTCGTTTCTCCACAGGTAAGGAATCGAATCCTCCCCTTCCTGAGGCATGTACATGGTCCCTCCGACGAGGTGTCCGTAGAAATAATCGAAGCCGCGCTCATTGGGCCTGTCGGAAGGGGTTGGAGAGAGAGGCTCGGCCCCCAGGTGCCACTTGCCGATAATGCCGGTCGCGTACCCATCCTCACGCAGGTACTCCGGCATCAGCGGGATCGTATCAGGCAGGCCGAATGTGTCGATCGTCGTATTGCATTCACGGCCAAATCTGCTCTGGTTCTGTCCGGATAGAAGCCCAGCCCGCGAAGGCGCACACTGCGGCGCAGTAACGTACCCATTCGTAAACAACACTCCGTTTTTAGCAATCGAGTCGAGCGCAGGCGTCGGGATTTCCTTGCTACCGTTAAAGCCGACATCCGCGTAGCCCTGGTCATCGGACAAAATGACAATGACATTCGGTTTACGGGCCGAAGCCGCAGACGTTATGATTACAGTCGCACCGGCAGCCAGCACGAACTTTCTGAACAGAGATATTATTGTATTCATAAAACGATTACACAGGTTTCGGTTTTATTCGAGTCCACGCGTTGCCTCATCATTCAGCCTGACCCGGAAGGGAGTTACCGGGAGGCCATTTCGGTCCCGCAAATTATTCGGAGGATTATCTCCCCAGGCATAGCGTACCTCCACTGGATGCCTCACCTCCACATGCTGGAGAACGACCTGGTTACGGACCGGGATCGTGGCCTCCGCCCAGTAGAAGACACCGTCCTCACCCGCGATTGAAAAGCCCGACACCTCATTTCTCCCATAGGCATAGAGTCCTTCATCGACCTGATCGAAAGTCAGCGTTACGCGCGAGCCATCGACCACGGCGGAGGCACATTGCGGACTGCCGCTTACCAATTCGTAGCCGTAGTCTCTGGCCAATGCCTGTCGGGCCAACCGGCGAGCCACGGCCTGCTTGGCCCCCGGATGGATCTCATTTCCCTCGCCAAGGTCGATCGCAACCGCCTGGCCAGTGTTCGGAAGGCTTAGCGCCCCGCTCTGTGCTTCGCGAAGCACTGCCCAATTACGCGGAGAGATATCACCGTTGGGATCGTCAAACTCCGGACCGTAGGCGGGTAACTGAACCCAGTAGAACGGAAAGTCTCCCTGCCCCCAAATGTCACGATAGTAGTTGATTAACGTAGGGAAAAGATCGCGATACTGCCCGGCTCTTTTTGCCGTCGGTGTGTTGGACTCGCCCTGATACCAGATAATGCCCCGCATTCCGTAGCCGATGGTCGGATAAACCATGCCGTTAAAGATGCCTGAGGGAGTTCGCTGGTATAGTCGCTTGTCCAATACACCA
This DNA window, taken from Ruficoccus amylovorans, encodes the following:
- a CDS encoding sulfatase family protein; this encodes MNTIISLFRKFVLAAGATVIITSAASARKPNVIVILSDDQGYADVGFNGSKEIPTPALDSIAKNGVLFTNGYVTAPQCAPSRAGLLSGQNQSRFGRECNTTIDTFGLPDTIPLMPEYLREDGYATGIIGKWHLGAEPLSPTPSDRPNERGFDYFYGHLVGGTMYMPQEGEDSIPYLWRNDEPVTETRYLTHVFGEEACEFIKKNADQPFFLYLAFNAPHAPLQAPEDYLKRFEHLAHEDDVPAHCAYTDRMIAHPRQVYAAMVAAMDDAVGSVLSTLKDENLENDTLIFFLSDNGGPTSVTRANNEPLRGVKGDVLEGGVRVPFAMQWPSVIPAGQVIDTPVISLDILPTALAAAGDDSKIPEGLDGENLLPMVTGKGKLPERALMWRFPHPLSMPERHGWAIREGDWKVTNEGLTTKRSREVGAPTLIGLYELPNDITESNDLQHEQSDRFRQMTETYQRWVEGLPAQTTMSQRELRDLYRSLPPESRERFAPWAEAN